Genomic window (Tripterygium wilfordii isolate XIE 37 chromosome 11, ASM1340144v1, whole genome shotgun sequence):
GAATTATTAGTTTACTGCATTACCTTGAATAATACTATTTATGAGTTTACTGCATTACCTTGAATGATACTATTTATGAATgatattgttttatgaatgatactgttttatgaatgatactgttttatcaaagatactgttttatgaatgatattgttttataaaagatactgttttatgaatgatactgttttataaaagatactgttttataaaagatactgttttatgaatgatattgttttatgaatatactgttttatgaaagatactgttttatgaatgatactgttttatgaaagatactgttttatgaatgatattgttttatgaatatactgttttatgaaagatactggtttatgaatgatactgttttataaaagatactgttttatgaatgatactgttttatgaacATACTgctttatgaaagatactgttttatgaaagatattgtttatgcatgcaatttgttattgttattgctactattaattaattatatgcatgCACGGTTGTTCCAACAATAATTACATATGGGCAGTCTCTCCACCAAAATTATTCCAAAGATGGATCATAAGGTCATTTCGAAGCCTACCATTGACGGACCTATCACGAACTTGCTGCATGCGTGAAGATATGAAACATCCCAGCAGCCCTTCATCATGCTCAAGTAGGTCGGATGGCATTACTTCACCGAGAACAGGCTGCCATGGTTCGATATTCAAATGCCGCTCATCTTCGATGATCATATTATGAAGAATAATGCAACAGTTCATAATATTTGTGACAGTTTCTTCATCCCAAAATCGAACCGGACCCTGAGTTATTGCCCATTTTGATTGCAACACACCGAAAGCTCTTTCGACATCCTTTCTTGCCGCTTCTTGTTTTTTTGCAAAATGTTTCTCCATCTCATTTTTCGGGTGCTTGAGTGTTTGGACCAATGTGGCATAGTGAGGGTATATGCAATCAGTTAAGTAGTAGGGAATGTGATACATCCTTCCATTTACTTCGTACGGAATGTTTGGTGTTTGACATTGAATGAACCTGTCGAAAAGCGGCGAGTGGTCAAGAACGGATATATCATTGTACGATCCAGGCATACCGAAGAAAGAATGCCATATCCAAAGATCTTGAGATGCAACAGCCTCTAGCACCATTGTGGGCCTCCCATAGTGACCAACATACTGGCCATGCCAAGCAGTAGGACAATTTTTCCATTCCCAGTGCATACAATCTAAAGACCCGATCATCCCTGGAAACCCACGAGATTTATTCTCATCTATCAATCGAATCAGGTCTCGTTCATTGGGAGATCTTAGATATTGCTCAGAGTACATGTCAATGATTGTCCGACAAAAGATACGAACAGTCTCGGTTGCCGTTGTCTCCGCAATGCTAAGAGCTTCATCCTCACGGTCAATGGGATTTCCGTAAGCAAGAATGCGCAaggctgctgtaattttttggaTGGATGTAAAACCTGCCCTACCAGTGCAATCATATTTCAACTGAAAATAAGGTTCAACCACTTCTATGTCGGCTCGAATACGATGGAACAACTCCCTTCGCATTCGGAAGCGGCATCGAAACATGCGTTGTGGGTAAATGCAGTCCACAGCAAAGTACTTCTTGACAAGCTTGTTGTGCGCTTTGACACGATCACGATTTATGAATATGCGTCTAGAAACTCTAGATGGCTCGTTCTCCTCTAAATCTGTAATACCTTGCTCTATCATGTTAATGTCATCAATCTCTTGTTGTTGTAGAGCCAAaaattgttccataatttgttgTTGAAATTGCCAATTAGAAGGACCTGCCATTGATGTAGCAAAAGCTAGAGAGTGAAGAATGAGGATACAAGATGAATCAGAATGTCGTTGCTTTggtttattgttgttgttgaaaTAGTGGGGGTAGCATTGAAAACAAAGGCCTCCATTCATTGAATTGCACTAATATAAGTACATTAATTCATAAATGATATATAGTTGAATGAGAAGTTGAATGAGAAGTTGAATGAGAAATTGGCTATTGAATGAGAAATTTCCAATTGAATGAGAATTTGATGtattgaaatttaatttcacaCATGCTAATAAATTCGTTgtaaatgaaacattaaattatttatttaataatttgaagtattttattcatataagaatttatgaattaatataacataatttcattattattataggAAATATAAAGGGAAAGTGGAGGTTGGTAGTTTGTGCTCaatggtttttttatttttattataggagCTATTGAGGGAAAGTGAATGTTGGTTGTTCTCAAGAAATGGTAAAGCTTGTACCATTGTGAGAGTCTATGAACTACACACTCCAAAAGACATTGAGTGCacaaattttgagacaatatcaaGTGTGTATGAAAGAcatccattgtggatgctcttagattGACAATATATAATAGCAGATTTTTATTGACAAGCAATTATCATTATGCCATaagcatacacacacatatgaattctcacataagggtataatataagggtgtaaaataagggtttatgtttacaccattgatttgaaatatgtgggacAAAAAATAATAGACTCCATTTGTCATCTCACTACCCACATCATTAAAACGTAACTCTTATTTTACACATTTACATTAGAtcattatgtgagaattcctcataGAACACATGCCTCGTTGCCTCATTTTGATTTGAAagtattaattatatattaaaattggACTAATTAATATTAGTATAGATAGATCTATCTATGATCTTATCCGGAGATAAAAATCTACATGGGGGTTGAAACATACACATCATCATAGCTGGTTATTATATGGACAAAACTTATTGGAAAAGGTTGTGCGAATTCAAAGCCCCAACAACCTCTTAAGTTCATCTCTTCTTGACAAATTAACAAAGCTAAAAGAGTCAGCTTAATTAGTCGTTCATCCAATAATTACAACGCAAATTCCCCCAAATTCTATGCTTACAAAGATATCGTTATCCCtgcataaaaaaatcaaaacaaataaatgatCGATTTCATGGGTAGCTTGTGACCATAATAAAGTCCAGCCATCTTGAAAGACTTTCTTGGCAGGCATGATTAGGACACATGCAACTTGCCATGCAACTTGTAGATGCTAATAGAATTATATGGTTTAACTAATTGATACATGAAATTTGACTGTTTATTGTTGCTTTAATCTAGTTAGATAACATAATCATTAATCATTAATGAAgcataattatttaattatgtaTCCTGTGTTGTTGAGGTATCTTCTAGTCAAACCAACCATTCTAATTACACTGACTTGCATGCCCTCAACCCTCGGCCGTAGCTCACACAAATCAATGTACTGTGTTAATTGAATCAAGGTCTTTTTAACGAATGTTCTAAGGACAATGATTAAAGATTCACTACAACATATCATGTGTGATGAATACTCtctcatctatttttttttaaaacttaaaatataaATTCGAATAACGTTTTTCTGAGTTCGAACTACATTTGTGTCATTCATTTGTGTGACCGACGGCCAATTCGGGCTATAAAGTTAGGTGCAACTTTAATTAGATTAAGCAGCCATCGCCCATCGGAGAGACCAAGGACTTGGTCAACTTTGGAcaagttgaaaattgaaacccaAATGTCTATATAAATTTAACCCCTCGACTTCTTCCCCTCATAGTATCATCTACATACTTACGCTTAAGCCAACAACACAAACTCTGATCTTTTTGTGATCTTCTCTTGAATCATCAGCTGAAATGACAACTCCAGACCGCCTGGTAATGGAAAGCCCCAGATCACCTCTACAACCTCCAACTTATGGAGATCTAATCACTGTCCTCAGTATTGATGGAGGTGGAATAAGAGGAATCATACCTGGAGTCATCCTTGGATTCTTGGAATCTGAGCTTCAGGTACATATATAACTAGTCCCAAATTCatctatatacacatacatgcatgcatgctcTCTTCTCGGAAATAGTAAATATCCTAAcaatttgagataactgagatatcagCGGCAGAAATTCTTATCATTATTGGTCTCTTTTTCATGCTAAGTTGCTCATGAAATTGACTAATATTGTGTTTTTGCGCAGAAATTAGATGGTGAAGATGCAAGGCTTGCAGATTATTTTGATGTGATCTCTGGAACAAGCACTGGTGGACTTGTGACTGCTATGCTAACAGCCCCTAACGACAAAAGCCGACCTTTATTTGCTGCAAAGGATATCAAGGAATTCTATCTTGATCACTGCCCCAAAATCTTCCCTCAAGATGGGTAAGAAACAATTACCTTATCCATTTACAAAAAAGTTACCAAATACCAATCATATGGGTGTATATTCTAAAAGTTACCAATCATATAGATATACTTGTTTCTGTATCAGTGTACCTTTTGGTTCTGCTGGAAAGCTAGTCAAATCTCTAACAGGTCCGAAATATGATGGAAAATATCTGCACAAGCTTGTCAAGGAAAAGTTGGGAgacatcaaattgcaccaagcCTTGACAAACATTGTGATCCCCACTTTCGACGTCAAGAGACTACAGCCAACCATCTTCACCTCCTATGAGGtacccattatatatatatcttatcctcatttaaattaaattgtatgtatatatgtgaatGACAATAACCAAGAAATAAAAGACAACTAATTAAGTTTTGTATATTTAGGTAAAGAACAACTCAAACCCATTGAAAGATGCTCCTTTGGCGGATATATGCATTGCAACTTCAGCCGCTCCAACTTATCTTCCAGCGTATCGTTTCGACACCAAAGACTCCACCGGAAAAATTAGGGCATTCCATCTCATTGACGGTGGCGTTGCGGCTAACAATCCGGTACATATTTACAaaatttcattatatatataaggatAATTCTCATATGCGGACATCCCTATGAGTTATGGacatctttttttgtttgtaagTAGCAAAGGGGCCCGAAATAACGGGCATGTTTGTAGCAGTGGGGCTTGTAAACAATGGGCCTACTGTTGTTCACTTTTGCAGAGATACAATACAGCGGACATCTGTAATTTAAAGGGTTTAGGATGTCCGTATAAAAATAATgctaatacacacacatatatatatatgcacaggCTCACATATGGACGCCCATAATATGGGCGTCCATTTTTTTGCGTGTGCCAATAAGTTAGAAAACTGATTTTGTAGTGGAGCCCACTGGTTTCGGTCCCACTGTTGGGAGTGAAAAACAGACGTCCGTAAGTTTACGTATTACAGACTTAGTTACAATTTTAAGATTGTACATTAAGTTGTTGTTTTTTCCTTGATTTGCAGACATTGATTGCAATTAGTGAAGTAACAAAGGAAATCACAAAGGGCAACTCTGACTTATCCCACATAAAAGCAGCAGACTATGGTAGATTCCTAGTCATATCACTAGGAACCGGTGTAGCAAAGAGTGAAGAGAAGTATAATGCGGAAGAAGTAGCTGGTTGGGGTGTCATAAGCTGGCTAACTGCTCACGACTCAACGCCTTTAATCGATGTTTTCAGTGAAGCCAGTAGCGACCTCGTTGACTCCCACATGGCCACTGTCTTCCAAGCCATTCACCACAAAGAAAACTATCTCCGTATCCAGGACGATACGTTGACAGGAAACGTGTCGTCTGTGGACATTGCAACGAAGGAGAACTTGGAAGCTCTTGTCCAAGTTGGGGAGAAGCTGTTGAAGAAACCAGTGGGAAGGGTGAATTTAGAAACTGGCGTTCATGAGCCTGTTGGTGACGTTACTAATGAAGAGGCTCTAACAAAGTACGTATAGTTCATATACATAttgtgttttatttaattaattgcaAAATTAGTTGTTTTCATGATTAATTGATTGTGGATTAATgctaattaattttatatttaatttgattgGAATATTAGGTTGGCAAAAATACTCTCAAGGGAGAAGCAGCTTCGTGAGATAAGGTCTCCCAAAGGGAAGGTTGCCACATCTGAGTGAAACATGTCAAATTTTCTTGAATTTACTATTTTCCGGATCATTTgttgaaatttattttgttacaaGTATATGTAATGACTCCATAATATTCTGTACTAATATAAGTTCATAATATAACATTatattttaaagttttaaaTTTAGATGAATGTCTAATTAATGTGTGTGTAATCCACAATTACACTGTTTGATGACCGActcaaatatatttatttaagggAAATGTTATCAAGTGTCCTTAGGGCATTGGATAAATAACATAAAGGTGTTTCGGAGGTTGAAAAAACTTTATTGGAAtctgtattttaagttttaaaaatcaGGTGAGAGAGTGTTTATCACGCATGGTATGCCATGGTGAATCCTTAACTATTGCCAACAAGATCCTTTATTTAATCCATAGTTACATTTGTTTAAACAATCTCTAACAAACAAGAGCATAGTTTTAAAAATTGTATCGTACATCAAACCATGTAGGTTCAAGGTTTTCGAGATTTAACCGATATGATAAAGGTTGAACCGTTGATACATaatacataataaattaatatatttagatACATAGTATATACAATATCTATATGTATCAATATACATCAATTATGCAATTCATTAAATTATAGGTTTAAATTAGCCCATGTAATGTTCAGCCCACGAGCTACAATGAAAGTTGTCGTTGCCTGTTGGGGGTGCAAAGGCAAGTCTCTAAAATGTTAGCCCACGAGCTTCATGTATAGTTCAGATATTTGGGCCCAGCTCATGCCAAATCCGACCCATCACCATGTCCACATCACTCCTGCGTCATGCTGACCTCGTCACCATCATCTCCCATTCTCCATCTCTGCACCATCCCTCGTAGCTCCGGTGGTCCATGATTGGGCTAATCAAGTAAGATGAGTCATGAGAAATCTCCGAGATGGAAGCCGAGCATAAGATCTTAGTCTTTTAGTTCAGATGATGAGCGGAGATTAAGAGCCAAAGACATTCCCTCTTTGGCTTCCAGCAGCAAGAGGGAATGGTCTAACACTGTACACTTGCACTGAGGATGAGTTTCCACCGCCAATCTTCATCGTTGCCGCCATCTTCATCACGAACTCACGGTTCACGTTATATAATTATTACAAACATACCGGCGTCGCCGCCGATTGGCGGTTTTCGCTGTAGAACCGGTGGCCCATGACGGTATTTAAAACTATGGTTTGTTTTCTTAGATCGAGAGTGTGGATTTAAATCCTGATCATCAAGATATATTTAAAACTATTTTACAAGAGATAAAACACGAATTAAAAAAGGCCAATATCTCTTTGATCCGTCCAAAAAGTTGATGGGGTTCCATTCCAAATTCTTTTTAAGACTATTTACAACATTACACCaatttcgtgtaattttttaGGATGTGAGGAATATTTTGTAAGGATTATTAACATGCATGACattaacaaaaatattatttatgaaATTTAAGTATGGCATGTCACTAACATATTTGGGATTAACGAAAAATTATTTTTCGAATTAAAATATAATGACATGTCACTCTACATGATATTAACATGATAGTGATAGGTTGATATCTTCGTCAAACACGAGCTGTCATACAATTAACAAATAGTCATGATGATTTGAGCTactattaataataaaatacaaGATTTTAAGAAATCAAAGCAGATGGTAGactaattatattatattttagtcTTTactaattatattttattttagtaatcattaatcaatcaatcaaagaaGAAACTGGACTCACAGAATGTGCCAGCactaattatattttattttttttaataaaaaattgtcaTGCAGCGATACCCATAAATACAAAAACCAAAATTAGCAGCAATAAATAAGAGTATAAGAAGAGATTACGCACATGAGATTGAGCCTATGCCCATCGCTGATCGCTTCAGTTCAGCCTACATGCTTTCTCGTGAGATCTATTTGCTTAATTCCCTGGGATCACTTCTGCCTATTTCACTGAAGACTCAATAGTGAAGACGAGTACGACTTACACGGTGTAGTTAATTTATGCTTTAGGATATTAGGGCTTTACTTACTTGTATGAGTATGAATTTGTATTGGTATGGGTAATGTGCTTgtatttttttaccaaaatgatatatgtccataattttctcatccataaacttatataatctaTGTGGCTAGCAAAAAAGGCATATCAtgtagattaaaaaaataagcaaactttattaaaaaagCTACATAtgcatgccacatgtttatgtaagtttatggatatttattttatggatgtgtagtgcttccggtttttttatttatgattatatatatatgaggaattctcacataagggtataATTtatgggtgtaaaataagggttacgttttaatggtgtgaatgaatgagatgacaagtggagTCCACtattttgggtctcacatgtttcaaatcaatggtgtaaactaACAAATCTCGTTAGTCTTCACGTTCAGACATCTATAAGTTATGGATGTCTGCTTTTGTTTGTAGCAATGGGATCTGAAACAATAGGTCTGTTTGTAGTAGTGGGGCCTGAAACATGGGCCTATTGTTGTTTACTTTTGCAGAGCTCCAATAAAACCGACGTCCGtaacttagggtttaggacGTCCGTAACTTAGCCCATACTCCATATATAAGAGCAATTTTGGGATTGTACATtaagttgtgttttttttttatgaatattatttgcaccccattttttactaaatacactccattaaCCATTTAAAAACACATTAGAGTGAGgtatacttaataaaaaatgaagtgcaaataatgttcatctttttttcccttgcATTAGTGAAGTGACAGAGGAAATCACAAAGGGAAACTCCGACTTGTCCCACATAAAAGCAATAGGTTACGGTAGATTCCTTGTGTATATCACTTGGAACCGGTGCACCAAAGTGTGAAGAGAAGTAGTATGATGCGGAAGAAGTAGCTGGTTGGGGTGTCATGAGCTGGCTAACTACTCATAATTCAACTTCCTTTAATCAATGTTTTCTGTGAAGCCAGTAGCGACCTCGTTGACTCCCACATGGCCAGGGGCGGAGTTAAAAATTTTCGTGAGGGGGTCAAAAGTTGAAGGGGGTTCGGGGGGTAGCGCCCCCGAATTTTTTTAAGGTTATTTACTcaaaaattaactaatttctcattgattatatagcaaaattaaagtgaaaaacaaaaacttcaCAGAATGTATAAAGTCCACGTATTTACAAAGATCCTGACCTCATCTGCTCCTTAGTCCTTGGACCTCAATCCCCTTGAAGTCGCACTTCTAAAAAAGATAGAAATATGGGTCAAAGGAGAAGAAtaagtttaaaaaaagaaagaaatgttgGTAGgtttaaaaagagagagaaatgttgATAAAAGGAGAAGAGTGGGTACCCTGACCTCGTCTGCTCCTTAGTCCTTGGACCTCAATCCCTTCGAAGTCGcactttaaaaaaagaaagaaatatgggtCAAAGGAGAAGAATAggtttaaaaaagaaagaaaaagaaatgttggtaagtttaaaaaaagagagaaacactGGTAAAAGGAGAAGAGTgggtttaaaaagaaaaaacaaaagaaagaaatgttaAGAGTCAAGAATTGAACTGAGCACTATGATATAAAAGACGACAAGGGTTGCCATTAGACCAACTGGTAAAGTTCAACACGTGatgtacaaaatatatataatagctAATTTGTTTTCCAAAATCCAGGGGGCCTAGCCCCCCTAGTCCCCAAATGGCTCCGCCCCTGCACATGGCAACTATCGTCCACGCCATTCACCACAAAGAAAACTATCTCCCTATCGATCCAGGATGATATGTTGACAGGAGACGTGTCGTTTGTGGACATTGCACAACGAAGGAGAACTTGGAAGCTCTTGTACAAGTTGGGGAGAAGTTGTTGAAGAAACCAGTGGCGAGGGTGAATTTAGAAACTGGTGTCCATGTGCCTGCTAGTCAAGTTACTAATGAAGAGGTTCTAACAAAGTACGTAAAGTTCATATACATATTgtgttttatttaattgattgcaaaattagtTTTCATGATTAATTGATCGTAGATTAATgctaattaattttaaatttaatttgattgCAATATTAGGTtggcaaaaaaaatctcaaggaaGAAGCAGCTTCGTGAGACAAGGTCGCTCACGCAAAGTTGCCACATGATCCAAGTGATGTGTAATCTATAAAAAATCTCAATCCActcaaatcaataatattatccgcttAGTTTACCGATTCACTATAGATACATTGAATCCACATAGCTTTATTTTTCCGAGCCATCGCCAACGGGTTTTAATCCTCAGTTATATTTGTGTTAAATATAAGTGTTTAAACATGAAatattcaaatttgatgctatagagaatttgtataaAGAATTTGTTGGGAGTATAGTGAAAAATTGAATCTTTATTCTGCAGAATGATCCTACAACACTGCAGAATAGGGATAGAGATAAGAAAACTGATAAGATAAAAAAGACGAATTAAAAACTCCACAACGTGACATGAATTAACTTCAATACAAATTTATACAGACTGGCCATGACATGTATTGATGTATATCAACAGGTTTGTACAAAGCATATTCATGACAATGGTTTCGGATTGTGTGGAGAATAATACAAAGCATGGgcggctgctgctgctgcaataCAGATTTATTCTTTCAATGCAATActcacttaaaaaaaaaaaattgcgagATCATATTGAATGTATATTatttggattgatattttatcTCTAAGAAATGTGACCCATTTCATTGCACCCCTAAGTTTAGGTGGTTGTAATATACATTGAAAATAACTAggggtttttaattttttcctcaTCTTGGAATCAATTATTGATATACATAAACTAACGAGAATCATTTTGGTTagcaatcgattgggttagacatatgtgtatcCAAGGTTCAATCAATTATTTTATGTGGTTGTAATATGCATTGGAAATaactagggttttttttttctttctcacatTGGAATCAATTATTGGCATACATTAAGAATTAATTTTTATGGAATCCATGAGGTATATGGTCATTGTCATGCATGACTCACGACCAATTTGTTCATATTGATGATCGACAACGGTTATATGCTAGATGTAATGCCCAAAATCATCTCGGCCAATCACTAAGCACTCCCAACGACTTATCTCTTTTGACCAGGCCCATGGCTACACGTatttcaaaaatgttagggatctcagTCATCTCAGTAGTAGATGTGTCATTATCTAGTTCAATCATCATGTTTTGTGGGCCTCTACAGTTACATCAATCAATAGACAAGATCCACTACTAGAATTACTGGGATCCCGGTAACATTTTTGCACATATTTATCGGAATGCTTCCCGATAGGCTGAGGCCCACTGTATGACAGCCCATTCCCTACATTAATTATGTTGGAAAATTAGAAAAAGTATGAGAACAAGATGAACACCAGAAAAAGAGAATAAAACTCTGATAATCTGAGACTTGAAATAGCAATGTCCTATAGATAAATTTGCACAATGCTATCAAGATTGGTTAGCAATTTTAATGGTGATTACCTAGTAGGATACAAAAGATAGCTTCATTAAAAGAAAACAATCACCTCTTTTTTA
Coding sequences:
- the LOC120008816 gene encoding putative nuclease HARBI1 → MAGPSNWQFQQQIMEQFLALQQQEIDDINMIEQGITDLEENEPSRVSRRIFINRDRVKAHNKLVKKYFAVDCIYPQRMFRCRFRMRRELFHRIRADIEVVEPYFQLKYDCTGRAGFTSIQKITAALRILAYGNPIDREDEALSIAETTATETVRIFCRTIIDMYSEQYLRSPNERDLIRLIDENKSRGFPGMIGSLDCMHWEWKNCPTAWHGQYVGHYGRPTMVLEAVASQDLWIWHSFFGMPGSYNDISVLDHSPLFDRFIQCQTPNIPYEVNGRMYHIPYYLTDCIYPHYATLVQTLKHPKNEMEKHFAKKQEAARKDVERAFGVLQSKWAITQGPVRFWDEETVTNIMNCCIILHNMIIEDERHLNIEPWQPVLGEVMPSDLLEHDEGLLGCFISSRMQQVRDRSVNGRLRNDLMIHLWNNFGGETAHM
- the LOC120008399 gene encoding patatin-like protein 2, with product MTTPDRLVMESPRSPLQPPTYGDLITVLSIDGGGIRGIIPGVILGFLESELQKLDGEDARLADYFDVISGTSTGGLVTAMLTAPNDKSRPLFAAKDIKEFYLDHCPKIFPQDGVPFGSAGKLVKSLTGPKYDGKYLHKLVKEKLGDIKLHQALTNIVIPTFDVKRLQPTIFTSYEVKNNSNPLKDAPLADICIATSAAPTYLPAYRFDTKDSTGKIRAFHLIDGGVAANNPTLIAISEVTKEITKGNSDLSHIKAADYGRFLVISLGTGVAKSEEKYNAEEVAGWGVISWLTAHDSTPLIDVFSEASSDLVDSHMATVFQAIHHKENYLRIQDDTLTGNVSSVDIATKENLEALVQVGEKLLKKPVGRVNLETGVHEPVGDVTNEEALTKLAKILSREKQLREIRSPKGKVATSE